A single genomic interval of Macadamia integrifolia cultivar HAES 741 chromosome 6, SCU_Mint_v3, whole genome shotgun sequence harbors:
- the LOC122080877 gene encoding 30S ribosomal protein S6 alpha, chloroplastic, with protein MASPAMASTLTSSSFSPKLFHSNFTSSSLSSSLSSVLSITSIGRRLKLCPSKFEHQKRSSHGISVKSLTVDFSGSFFEGGVVNDEPPAPPGSAISVAEDKEEPQCPPGLRQYETMAVLRPSMSEDERLALTQKYEELLVAGGGMYIEVFNRGVIPLAYSIKKKNRAGETNNYLDGIYLLFTYFTKPESIAALEATLTADDDVIRSSTFKIRKRKY; from the exons ATGGCGTCGCCTGCAATGGCTTCAACCCTcacatcttcttccttttctcctaaACTGTTCCACAGCaacttcacttcctcttctttgtcGTCTTCCTTGTCCTCAGTTCTGTCTATTACTTCCATTGGTCGTCGTCTGAAACTTTGCCCTAGTAAATTCGAGCACCAGAAGAGGAGCAGCCATGGAATTTCTGTCAAATCCCTTACCGTAGATTTCTCTGGTTCGTTTTTCGAAGGAGGAGTTGTTAACGATGAACCACCAGCCCCGCCTGGTTCGGCGATTTCGGTGGCGGAGGACAAGGAGGAGCCTCAATGTCCGCCTGGACTCCGACAGTACGAGACCATGGCCGTCTTGAGGCCCTCCATGTCGGAGGACGAGCGTCTCGCTCTCACCCAGAAGTACGAAGAG TTGCTTGTTGCTGGGGGTGGCATGTACATTGAGGTATTTAACAGAGGAGTTATTCCACTTGCTTATAgcatcaaaaagaaaaacagggcTGGAGAGACCAACAACTATTTGGATGGTATCTACCTCCTTTTCACCTATTTCACAAAACCAGAGTCCATTGCTGCTCTTGAGGCAACATTGACGGCTGATGATGATGTTATTCGATCCTCAACCTTCAAGATAAGGAAGAGAAAGTATTAG
- the LOC122082286 gene encoding LOW QUALITY PROTEIN: uncharacterized protein LOC122082286 (The sequence of the model RefSeq protein was modified relative to this genomic sequence to represent the inferred CDS: deleted 1 base in 1 codon), giving the protein MHLLEIDAFAEQMRLKDEKLESFRWRSLSLELETNRLLTHIEGLNQNMSQLREGNLKLEALLLDRKSGLNSLKERFSLLLQPLCHQKTNLNSVPKNLALDHETIWSEVQITKSKPREKEESYPTAIGNPHEVVTGNEDENRFDHSKEKIGVEKVVSMDLDHIRVECMHLEEAQIGEKLASAGNCVVKKDSCPWKMDLHALGVSFKIKRLKQLLLLLEKMAGTQKSCVQRGSDDQGQTQIKGFLSLMTLLNKQVSRYQSLQDKADHPRGCTRANYMGVVKIYTLQRTRGKTKTLEHFLKETFQLQRYMVATGQMLTGIQSLIASSFVGGAEKVDESAGFDMRQLADGVRTLIGEVQRGLEVWIARIIGDIEGALASESIVHLRI; this is encoded by the exons ATGCATCTCCTAGAAATTGATGCCTTTGCAGAACAGATGAGACTGAAAGACGAGAAGTTAGAATCTTTTCGCTGGAGGTCATTGAGCTTGGAACTAGAAACAAATCGGCTGCTGACCCACATTGAAGGCCTTAACCAGAATATGTCACAACTCAGGGAGGGAAACCTGAAGCTGGAAGCCTTGCTGTTGGACCGCAAATCTGGACTGAATTCCTTGAAAGAAAGGTTCTCACTGCTGTTACAGCCCCTTTGTCACCAAAAGACCAACTTGAATTCAGTACCGAAGAATCTGGCTTTAGACCATGAGACCATCTGGTCTGAAGTTCAAATTACAAAGAGCAAaccaagagagaaagaagaatctTATCCCACTGCCATTGGAAATCCTCATGAGGTGGTGACTGGTAATGAAGATGAGAACCGATTTGATCATTCTAAAGAAAAGATTGGAGTAGAGAAAGTGGTTAGCATGGACCTTGATCATATTCGAGTTGAATGCATGCATTTAGAGGAGGCCCAGATTGGCGAGAAGTTAGCATCAGCTGGTAACTGTGTTGTTAAGAAGGATTCTTGCCCATGGAAGATGGATCTCCATGCTCTTGGAGTTTCTTTCAAAATTAAGAGGCTGAAGCAGCTTCTTCTCTTGCTGGAGAAGATGGCAGGAACACAAAAAAGTTGTGTACAGAGGGGTAGTGATGATCAAGGGCAGACCCAGATaaagggttttctttctttaatgacCTTGCTCAATAAACAGGTCAGCAGGTACCAGTCCCTTCAAGATAAGGCTGATCATCCAAGAGGATG CACAAGAGCAAACTACATGGGAGTTGTGAAGATTTACACATTGCAAAGGACTAGGGGGAAAACAAAAACACTGGAGCAC TTCTTAAAAGAAACTTTTCAGCTACAAAGATACATGGTTGCAACAGGGCAGATGTTGACGGGGATACAGTCACTGATTGCTTCTAGTTTTGTTGGGGGTGCTGAAAAAGTTGATGAATCTGCTGGCTTCGATATGAGACAGTTGGCTGATGGTGTTAGAACCCTAATTGGGGAAGTGCAACGGGGTCTAGAAGTTTGGATAGCTCGAATTATAGGAGACATTGAGGGGGCTCTGGCATCTGAGAGTATTGTGCATTTGAGAATCTAG